The following coding sequences lie in one Vitis vinifera cultivar Pinot Noir 40024 chromosome 19, ASM3070453v1 genomic window:
- the LOC100253752 gene encoding G-type lectin S-receptor-like serine/threonine-protein kinase At2g19130, with protein sequence MGIRVQTGFFFLHVLVLFFLSFYMHLSIGVDTIFPGQPISGNQTITSQDERFELGFFKPNNSQNYYIGIWYKKVPVHTVVWVANRYKPLADPFSSKLELSVNGNLVVQNQSKIQVWSTSIISSTLNSTFAVLEDSGNLVLRSRSNSSVVLWQSFDHPTDTWLPGGKLGLNKLTKKQQIYSSWSSYDDPAPGPFLLKLDPNGTRQYFIMWNGDKHWTCGIWPGRVSVFGPDMLDDNYNNMTYVSNEEENYFTYSVTKTSILSRFVMDSSGQLRQLTWLEDSQQWKLIWSRPQQQCEIYALCGEYGGCNQFSVPTCKCLQGFEPRFPTEWISGNHSHGCVRTTPLQCRKGGKDGFRMIPNIRLPANAVSLTVRSSKECEAACLENCTCTAYTFDGECSIWLENLLNIQYLSFGDNLGKDLHLRVAAVELVVYRSRTKPRINGDIVGAAAGVATLTVILGFIIWKCRRRQFSSAVKPTEDLLVLYKYSDLRKATKNFSEKLGEGGFGSVFKGTLPNSAEIAAKKLKCHGQGEKQFRAEVSTIGTIHHINLIRLRGFCLEGTKRFLVYEYMPNGSLESHLFQKSPRILDWKTRCQIALGIARGLEYLHEKCRDCIIHCDIKPENILLDAGYNPKISDFGLAKLLGRDFSRVLTTVKGTRGYLAPEWISGIAITAKADVFSYGMMLFEIISGRRNWEIKDDRMNDYFPAQVMKKLSRGEELLTLLDEKLEQNADIEELTRVCKVACWCIQDDEGDRPSMKSVVQILEGALNVIMPPIPSFIENIAENPEEGSPTPGF encoded by the coding sequence ATGGGCATCAGAGTCCAGACTgggttcttttttcttcatgttCTGGttctcttctttttgtctttctaCATGCATCTCTCCATTGGGGTAGATACCATCTTTCCAGGCCAACCTATCTCTGGAAACCAGACAATAACTTCACAGGATGAAAGATTTGAACTGGGTTTCTTCAAACCAAACAACTCCCAGAACTATTACATAGGGATCTGGTACAAAAAAGTCCCAGTTCATACAGTTGTTTGGGTGGCAAACAGATATAAACCCCTTGCTGATCCTTTTTCGTCAAAACTAGAACTCTCCGTTAATGGAAACCTTGTCGTCCAAAACCAGTCCAAAATCCAAGTGTGGTCAACTAGCATCATCTCAAGCACCCTGAATTCTACCTTCGCAGTTCTTGAGGACAGTGGAAATCTGGTTTTGAGAAGCCGGTCAAATTCCTCCGTTGTATTATGGCAGAGCTTTGATCACCCTACAGACACATGGCTGCCTGGCGGTAAGCTTGGATTAAATAAGCTTACCAAGAAGCAGCAAATCTACTCTTCATGGAGCAGTTATGATGATCCTGCACCAGGGCCCTTCTTGCTCAAGCTAGACCCGAATGGAACGAGGCAATACTTTATCATGTGGAACGGAGACAAGCACTGGACTTGTGGGATCTGGCCAGGGCGTGTTTCGGTCTTCGGTCCTGATATGTTAGATGACAACTACAACAACATGACCTATGTGTCGAATGAGGAAGAGAACTATTTCACCTACTCAGTGACCAAAACCTCCATTCTATCAAGATTTGTGATGGATTCATCTGGGCAGCTCAGGCAGCTCACATGGTTGGAGGACTCCCAACAGTGGAAGTTGATCTGGTCTCGACCCCAGCAGCAATGCGAGATCTATGCCTTATGTGGGGAATATGGTGGCTGCAATCAGTTCAGTGTTCCCACATGTAAATGCCTGCAAGGATTTGAACCAAGGTTTCCCACAGAATGGATCTCTGGAAATCACTCCCATGGATGTGTGAGGACAACCCCATTGCAGTGCAGGAAAGGAGGAAAAGATGGCTTCCGGATGATTCCAAACATAAGATTACCAGCAAATGCTGTATCTTTAACAGTAAGGAGCTCTAAAGAATGTGAGGCTGCTTGCTTAGAGAACTGTACTTGTACTGCATATACTTTTGATGGTGAGTGTTCAATATGGCTAGAAAATTTGTTGAATATTCAGTATCTTTCGTTCGGTGATAATCTGGGAAAAGATCTACATCTACGAGTGGCAGCGGTGGAGCTGGTAGTTTACAGAAGCCGGACAAAGCCAAGGATCAATGGGGACATTGTGGGTGCTGCTGCAGGGGTTGCTACCCTAACCGTTATCCTAGGGTTCATCATTTGGAAGTGCAGGAGAAGGCAGTTTTCTAGTGCAGTGAAGCCAACAGAGGACTTATTGGTCCTCTATAAGTACAGTGATCTAAGGAAAGCAACAAAGAACTTTTCTGAGAAGTTGGGTGAAGGAGGCTTTGGTTCAGTGTTCAAAGGGACTCTGCCCAATTCGGCTGAAATAGCTGCGAAGAAACTCAAATGCCATGGACAGGGAGAGAAGCAGTTCAGAGCAGAAGTCAGCACCATTGGGACAATCCATCACATAAATCTCATTCGCCTTCGAGGGTTTTGTCTTGAAGGTACAAAAAGGTTTCTGGTCTATGAATACATGCCCAATGGCTCTCTAGAAAGCCATTTGTTTCAGAAGAGCCCTAGGATCTTAGACTGGAAAACAAGGTGCCAGATTGCACTTGGGATCGCTCGAGGCTTAGAGTATCTCCACGAAAAGTGCAGAGACTGCATCATACATTGTGATATCAAGCCAGAAAACATACTACTGGATGCTGGGTATAATCCTAAGATTTCAGACTTTGGCTTAGCAAAGCTCTTAGGCCGGGACTTCAGCCGGGTTCTAACAACCGTAAAAGGAACCAGAGGATACCTTGCACCAGAATGGATTTCAGGCATAGCTATCACTGCAAAAGCTGATGTCTTCAGCTATGGGATGATGCTTTTTGAGATTATATCAGGAAGGAGGAACTGGGAGATAAAGGATGACAGGATGAATGATTATTTTCCAGCACAAGTCATGAAGAAATTAAGCAGAGGTGAGGAACTTCTAACCTTGCTAGATGAGAAGTTGGAGCAGAATGCAGACATAGAAGAGCTCACCAGAGTCTGCAAAGTAGCTTGTTGGTGCATTCAGGATGATGAAGGTGACAGACCCTCCATGAAATCTGTTGTTCAAATACTCGAGGGAGCGCTGAACGTAATCATGCCACCAATCCCATCATTTATCGAAAACATTGCAGAAAATCCAGAGGAAGGCAGCCCCACCCCTGGGTTCTGA
- the LOC132253399 gene encoding proton pump-interactor 1-like: MAKLIVLLLHLLQEREKKAKKKAASSATATNEEPTEAADAEVVEVEKTNVNVEPPVPSKTKEQKENTIRHRNKKRGPDSLPRAILKRKKTTNYWIWAAAAAAVLLVLLLVVVGFHYLL, translated from the coding sequence ATGGCAAAACTGATTGTACTTTTATTGCACTTGTTacaggagagagaaaaaaaagcaaAGAAGAAGGCTGCTTCATCTGCAACAGCTACCAATGAGGAACCAACTGAAGCAGCAGATGCAGAGGTGGTTGAAGTGGAAAAGACCAATGTGAATGTTGAACCTCCAGTCCCATCAAAGACCAAGGAACAAAAGGAGAACACTATCAGGCACAGGAATAAAAAAAGAGGCCCAGATTCTCTTCCAAGAGCCATCCTTAAGCGGAAAAAGACAACAAACTACTGGATATgggctgctgctgctgctgctgtttTGTTAGTACTGCTGCTTGTAGTGGTCGGATTCCATTATCTCCTCTGA
- the LOC100267528 gene encoding proton pump-interactor 1: MGVEVVGFEAAPAPVEAGTEAESALLHDKENGKLDQGPGVTEPIKFGSHGDEPVKGEGNNVSDNFPKDVVDEWPAPKQIHSFYFVKYRSYDDPKIKAKLDQADKEIQRRNQARFQITEGLRAKKSDRAQMLSQLKSLKAEDEQFRMIVDGKRKEMEPLQHALGKLRSTNSANRERGGTLCSSEEELNDLIQSLHYHMQHESIPLAEEKQILREIKQLEATREKVIAGAAMRAKIQDSLGQKEAIQDQVKLIGVDLDGVRKEKQVVMAKIKQLRDDLKGIDSEIDSLMEELKAVSEKRDKAYEGLQALRKQRDEGNAHFYQNRALLNNARELAGKKDIKALEELSHSEVEKFMSLWSSNKAFREDYEKRILPSLDSRQLSRDGRMRNPDEKPLVVLEAPTPSETETVAKAPVKRSKEDSKPPPQHDTLPSQKVQKEANDRATDSGITLERGDKEEKEIIPGLEKHQKGPSLDNEVDAAKLKEMKREEEIAKAKLALERKKKLADKSAAKAAIRAQKEAEKKLKEIITSLFIFLEFAN; this comes from the exons ATGGGTGTGGAGGTTGTGGGATTTGAAGCGGCCCCGGCACCTGTGGAGGCTGGAACTGAAGCAGAAAGTGCTTTGTTGCATGACAAGGAGAATGGGAAACTCGATCAAGGACCCGGAGTTACCGAGCCCATAAAATTTGGTTCTCATGGAGATGAGCCTGTTAAAGGGGAAGGAAATAATGTTTCTGATAACTTTCCAAAGGATGTGGTTGATGAGTGGCCTGCACCAAAGCAgattcattcattttattttgtcaaaTATAGATCTTATGATGATCCGAAAATAAAAGCCAAACTTGATCAGGCTGATAAAGAGATTCAAAGGAGGAATCAGGCCCGATTTCAAATCACTGAAGGATTGAGGGCCAAAAAG TCTGATCGAGCACAGATGCTTTCTCAGTTGAAGTCTCTGAAAGCTGAGGATGAGCAGTTCAGAATGATTGTGGATGGGAAGAGAAAGGAAATGGAACCTCTGCAGCATGCTCTGGGAAAGTTGCGCAGTACAAACAGTGCTAACCGAGAGAGGGGTGGTACTCTATGTTCATCTGAGGAAGAACTTAATGATCTT ATTCAAAGCTTACATTACCATATGCAACATGAGAGCATCCCGTTGGCTGAAGAGAAGCAAATCCTTAGGGAAATCAAACAGCTTGAGGCAACAAGGGAAAAAGTTATTGCTGGTGCTGCTATGAGGGCAAAGATTCAGGACTCATTGGGTCAGAAAGAGGCCATCCAAGACCAGGTCAAA CTTATAGGTGTTGATTTGGATGGGGTGAGGAAGGAGAAGCAAGTTGTCATGGCCAAAATCAAGCAACTTAGGGATGATTTGAAGGGCATAGACAGTGAGATTGATTCTTTGATGGAGGAACTGAAGGCTGTGTCAGAAAAGAGGGACAAAGCATATGAAGGTCTTCAGGCACTGAGAAAACAGCGTGATGAGGGT aATGCACATTTCTACCAAAACCGTGCTCTCTTGAACAATGCCAGAGAGCTTGCTGGGAAGAAGGATATAAAGGCCCTTGAGGAACTTTCACATTCTGag GTTGAGAAATTTATGTCATTGTGGAGCAGCAATAAGGCTTTTAGAGAAGATTATGAGAAAAGAATTTTGCCATCATTGGACAGTCGTCAATTGAGTAGGGATGGACGAATGAGGAACCCCGATGAGAAGCCATTGGTGGTATTGGAAGCACCAACACCCTCTGAAACAGAGACAGTGGCAAAAGCTCCTGTCAAACGATCTAAGGAAGATTCCAAGCCGCCTCCACAACATGATACTCTTCCCTCCCAGAAGGTCCAGAAAGAGGCAAATGATAGAGCTACAGATTCAGGAATTACTTTGGAACGTGGTGACAAAGAAGAGAAGGAGATCATTCCTGGGCTAGAAAAACATCAAAAGGGTCCTTCCTTGGACAATGAAGTTGATGCTGCAAAGTTGAAGGAAATGAAGAGAGAGGAGGAGATTGCAAAAGCTAAGTTGGCCTTGGAAAGGAAGAAGAAGCTGGCAGACAAATCTGCAGCCAAGGCAGCCATAAGAGCTCAGAAAGAGGCTGAAAAGAAGCTCAAGGAAATTATtacttcactttttatttttctagaatTTGCTAATTAG